In a single window of the Pseudomonas sp. B21-015 genome:
- a CDS encoding DNA circularization protein, producing the protein MNWRDRLLPASFRGVGFWVDQAKTPVGKKGQLHEYPQRDLPFFEGLGQQAKTHDLTAFIVGPDCLEQRDKLLKALEAGSGELVHPWLGRLQVKVGECDMTHTRQDGGLVTFALKFYPDEPLPFPTATVSTQKVLLAKADTLLGSAVARFEQAMTLIKAARIGIANLRNSLTGVYDVIKEQLKPLIEQYRQITELVKAVKELPKEVAAEFKGLLGDIKSLKDFAKEGYRGVIADVSQQLEAIRKADAPKLTTGKDTTAAAQAMADLVQDTLLVKVAQWVASMPVASTPVKLVSRPSLDHQTLQPVTRQEVPVTDDLQLLQKELNEALQLALNKANPSHYQAINDVKQALNAHLKAVASSGVRLVSKSFQESLPAVVVAYRQFADATRVTEVTQRNGVAHPLFLPPNDVKVSGE; encoded by the coding sequence ATGAACTGGCGTGACCGTTTGTTGCCGGCATCTTTTCGCGGTGTCGGTTTCTGGGTCGATCAGGCGAAAACCCCGGTCGGTAAAAAGGGCCAGTTGCACGAGTACCCGCAGCGGGACCTGCCGTTTTTCGAGGGCCTTGGCCAGCAGGCGAAGACCCACGATCTGACGGCGTTCATCGTCGGTCCCGATTGCCTGGAGCAGCGCGACAAGCTGCTCAAGGCGCTGGAGGCGGGCAGCGGCGAACTGGTGCACCCGTGGCTGGGGCGGCTACAAGTCAAGGTTGGCGAATGCGACATGACCCACACCCGCCAGGACGGCGGGCTGGTGACCTTTGCGCTGAAGTTTTACCCCGATGAACCGCTGCCGTTTCCGACGGCCACGGTCAGCACGCAGAAGGTGCTGCTGGCCAAGGCCGACACCTTGCTGGGCTCGGCAGTGGCGCGGTTCGAACAGGCCATGACCCTGATCAAGGCCGCGCGAATCGGCATCGCCAATCTGCGCAACAGCCTGACCGGGGTGTATGACGTCATCAAGGAACAGCTCAAACCGTTGATCGAGCAGTACCGGCAGATCACCGAGCTGGTCAAGGCGGTCAAGGAATTGCCCAAGGAAGTGGCGGCGGAATTCAAGGGATTGCTCGGCGATATCAAATCGCTCAAGGACTTCGCGAAGGAGGGCTATCGTGGCGTGATTGCCGACGTGTCCCAGCAGCTCGAAGCCATCCGCAAGGCCGATGCGCCGAAGCTCACCACCGGCAAGGACACCACGGCCGCGGCGCAAGCCATGGCCGATCTGGTGCAGGACACGTTGCTGGTCAAAGTGGCGCAATGGGTCGCCTCGATGCCAGTGGCGTCGACACCGGTGAAACTGGTCTCGCGGCCGTCGCTGGATCATCAGACGCTGCAGCCGGTCACCCGTCAGGAAGTGCCGGTCACCGACGATTTGCAGTTGTTGCAAAAGGAGTTGAACGAAGCGCTCCAACTGGCATTGAACAAGGCCAATCCCTCGCACTACCAGGCCATCAATGATGTGAAGCAGGCGTTGAATGCGCACCTCAAGGCGGTGGCGTCATCCGGCGTGCGGCTGGTCAGTAAATCCTTTCAGGAGAGTTTGCCTGCCGTCGTCGTGGCCTATCGGCAATTTGCCGATGCCACGCGGGTCACGGAAGTGACTCAGCGCAACGGTGTTGCCCATCCGTTGTTCCTGCCGCCGAACGATGTGAAAGTCTCCGGGGAGTGA
- a CDS encoding phage tail tube protein — MGQLIAGTCYVKVDGAQLTINGGCEAPLMAVKRETVVPGFYKETDIAPSFKVTALHTADFPLKQLIAGSDMTVTCEFSNGKVYVLAGAYLVEEPVSKGDDATIELKFEGIKGTWQ; from the coding sequence ATGGGTCAACTGATTGCGGGCACCTGCTACGTCAAAGTGGACGGCGCTCAATTGACCATCAATGGCGGCTGCGAAGCGCCCTTGATGGCCGTTAAACGGGAAACCGTCGTGCCGGGTTTCTACAAGGAAACCGACATCGCGCCGTCGTTCAAAGTGACGGCGCTGCACACCGCGGACTTCCCGCTCAAGCAACTGATCGCAGGCTCCGACATGACCGTCACCTGCGAATTCAGCAACGGCAAAGTCTACGTGCTGGCCGGCGCCTACCTGGTGGAAGAGCCGGTATCCAAAGGCGATGACGCCACCATCGAACTGAAATTCGAAGGCATCAAGGGGACCTGGCAATGA
- a CDS encoding phage tail sheath subtilisin-like domain-containing protein has protein sequence MAIGFSNIPADIRVPLFYAEMDNSAANSASSAMRRLIVAQVNDNIAPADTGKLVLVSSVALAKSIGGQGSMLASMYETWRKTDPIGEIWCLPLHNTEGSIAKGVLTLTGAATQSGVLNLYVGGVRVQAAIVNGATAAQAATALALKINASADLPVTAAAVEGVVTLSAKWTGDSGNDISLQFNRLGKSNGEETPAGLTSAITAMTGGAGVPDQVAAVAALGDEPFEFICMPWSDLSTLNTWQAVMDDSTGRWSWAKQLFGHVYSAKRGTIGTLVAAGQARNDQHMTIQALEPGVPQPFWVQAAALAARTSVFISADASRPTQSGSLPGLDPAPASERFTLTERQSLLNYGIATAYYEGGYVRIQRSITTYQKNAYGQADNSYLDSETMHQSAFIVRRLQSVITSKYGRHKLASDGTRFGAGQPIVTPSTLRGELIAQYAKLELEGHVENAELFAEHLIVERDVQDPSRVNVLFPPDYINGLRVFALLNQFRLQYDAAA, from the coding sequence ATGGCGATCGGATTCAGTAACATCCCCGCGGACATTCGTGTTCCGTTGTTCTATGCCGAAATGGACAACTCGGCTGCCAATAGCGCGTCGTCGGCCATGCGCCGCCTGATCGTCGCTCAGGTCAACGACAACATTGCGCCGGCCGACACCGGCAAACTGGTGCTGGTGTCCAGCGTGGCGCTGGCCAAAAGCATTGGCGGCCAGGGCTCGATGCTCGCCTCGATGTACGAAACCTGGCGCAAGACCGACCCGATCGGCGAGATCTGGTGCCTGCCGTTGCACAACACTGAGGGCAGCATTGCCAAAGGCGTGCTGACCCTGACGGGTGCAGCGACCCAAAGCGGCGTGCTCAACCTGTACGTCGGTGGCGTTCGTGTTCAGGCGGCCATCGTCAACGGCGCCACCGCGGCGCAAGCGGCCACGGCCCTGGCACTGAAAATCAACGCCAGCGCCGATCTGCCTGTCACTGCTGCGGCAGTCGAAGGTGTGGTCACCCTGAGCGCCAAATGGACTGGCGACAGCGGCAACGACATCAGCCTGCAATTCAATCGCCTGGGCAAGAGCAACGGCGAAGAAACCCCGGCGGGCCTGACCTCGGCCATCACCGCCATGACCGGCGGCGCCGGTGTGCCGGATCAAGTGGCCGCCGTGGCGGCGCTGGGCGATGAACCGTTCGAGTTCATCTGCATGCCGTGGTCGGATCTGTCGACCCTCAACACCTGGCAAGCCGTCATGGATGACAGCACCGGTCGGTGGTCCTGGGCCAAGCAATTGTTCGGTCACGTCTACAGCGCCAAGCGCGGCACCATCGGTACTCTGGTGGCGGCAGGGCAAGCGCGTAACGACCAGCACATGACCATCCAGGCGCTGGAACCGGGCGTCCCGCAGCCGTTCTGGGTGCAGGCCGCCGCACTGGCCGCGCGCACCTCGGTGTTTATCTCGGCCGACGCCAGCCGTCCGACCCAAAGCGGCAGCCTGCCAGGTCTCGACCCGGCACCGGCGAGCGAGCGTTTCACCCTGACCGAGCGTCAGTCGTTGCTCAACTACGGCATCGCCACCGCGTACTACGAAGGCGGCTACGTGCGCATTCAGCGTTCGATCACCACCTATCAGAAGAACGCCTATGGCCAGGCAGACAACTCCTACCTGGACAGTGAAACCATGCACCAGTCGGCGTTCATCGTGCGTCGCCTGCAAAGCGTGATCACCAGCAAATACGGTCGCCACAAACTGGCCTCCGACGGCACCCGTTTCGGTGCCGGCCAGCCCATCGTCACCCCGAGCACCCTTCGCGGTGAGCTGATCGCCCAGTACGCCAAGCTCGAACTGGAAGGCCACGTGGAAAACGCCGAGCTGTTCGCCGAACACCTGATCGTCGAGCGCGATGTTCAGGACCCGAGCCGGGTCAACGTGCTGTTCCCGCCGGATTACATCAATGGCCTGCGCGTGTTCGCGCTGCTTAACCAGTTCCGTCTGCAGTACGACGCCGCCGCCTGA
- a CDS encoding phage tail assembly protein — protein sequence MSNAVKLQVAIEAHGEPLTELNLRRPTVQEVRAIKALPYKIDKSEEVSLDMDVAAKYIAVCAGIPPSSVNQLDLADLNALSWAVASFFMSAASAPSPT from the coding sequence ATGAGCAACGCCGTGAAGCTTCAAGTTGCGATCGAAGCCCACGGCGAGCCCTTGACCGAACTCAACCTGCGCCGCCCGACGGTGCAGGAAGTGCGGGCGATCAAGGCGCTGCCGTACAAGATCGACAAGAGCGAAGAGGTCAGCCTCGACATGGACGTCGCGGCCAAATACATCGCCGTGTGCGCCGGCATCCCGCCGTCGTCGGTCAACCAGCTGGACCTGGCTGACCTCAACGCGCTGAGTTGGGCCGTCGCGAGTTTTTTCATGAGTGCGGCGTCGGCGCCATCACCGACCTGA
- a CDS encoding DUF2635 domain-containing protein: MSKRITVLPAPGRAVPDPEAGDLLPLEGREVPDNAWWRRRLADGDITTKAVKAAKPQGAK; encoded by the coding sequence ATGAGCAAACGCATCACCGTGCTGCCGGCCCCGGGCCGTGCCGTGCCGGACCCGGAAGCGGGCGATCTGTTGCCCCTCGAGGGCCGTGAAGTGCCGGACAACGCCTGGTGGCGTCGACGTCTGGCCGATGGCGATATCACTACCAAAGCCGTGAAAGCGGCGAAACCACAGGGAGCCAAATAA
- a CDS encoding phage tail protein, whose product MADTQTKEKTSVLLTGIDELSPKLGALRAKVESFKKNLEQTGLGKLDISGLFKGGSVITPFVDGIKASAAFQGKLAEVSETAKTVDMPAAPKTATQNLNVFSASMEKVSAAVDAALLPAVGAVVVGLEPLLTGVGSLLNDNPKLVEGLAAGAIAFSAMQTAVTGATQVFDLMSMVLKTNPIMLVAMGIALAAGLIIANWEPISTFFAGLWQKVVSYWAPISGVFSAIFDQVKAVVSAGFDFLKAWFAWTPYGMILNNWGAIVGLFAAIWDLLMALTVPVKEKLRSLFDWVPLDAIAAAWGQVPAVFSGYWESIKLGAQAFFSYLSGLFTWSPLDALSETWASVVQFFSEKAEQLRAILAPIQEMLGGSVGGFIAKITGKVEDFTEVQKKTNADGKGEFAPAAAFINAATEQPSNALATPGSLPLKSSMQPGSLTQNSNTLIQQSAANNRTQLEGGLTVRFENAPAGLRTDQPQTNQPGLSLNSRIGYRSLSMGGSNELA is encoded by the coding sequence ATGGCAGACACACAAACGAAAGAGAAAACCTCGGTGCTGCTCACGGGCATCGACGAACTGTCACCCAAACTCGGCGCCCTGCGGGCAAAAGTCGAAAGCTTCAAGAAAAACCTGGAGCAGACCGGCCTCGGCAAACTGGACATCAGCGGTCTGTTCAAGGGCGGCAGCGTGATCACGCCGTTCGTGGACGGGATCAAGGCGTCTGCTGCGTTCCAGGGCAAATTGGCCGAGGTCAGTGAGACGGCCAAAACGGTCGACATGCCCGCTGCGCCGAAAACCGCCACGCAGAACCTGAATGTGTTCAGCGCGTCGATGGAAAAAGTCTCCGCCGCCGTGGATGCCGCGCTGTTGCCGGCGGTCGGAGCGGTAGTGGTCGGTCTTGAGCCGTTGCTGACCGGTGTCGGCAGTCTGCTCAACGACAACCCGAAACTGGTCGAAGGCCTGGCGGCAGGGGCCATTGCGTTCTCTGCGATGCAAACCGCCGTGACCGGCGCCACTCAGGTGTTCGATCTGATGAGCATGGTGCTCAAGACCAATCCGATCATGTTGGTTGCCATGGGCATTGCCCTGGCGGCCGGTTTGATCATTGCCAACTGGGAACCGATTTCGACGTTCTTCGCCGGGCTCTGGCAAAAGGTCGTCAGTTACTGGGCGCCGATCAGCGGCGTTTTCTCGGCCATTTTTGATCAAGTCAAAGCAGTCGTGAGTGCGGGATTCGATTTCCTCAAGGCGTGGTTTGCCTGGACGCCTTACGGAATGATCCTGAACAACTGGGGGGCCATTGTCGGTTTGTTTGCGGCCATCTGGGATCTGCTCATGGCACTGACCGTGCCGGTGAAGGAGAAACTGCGCAGCCTGTTCGACTGGGTCCCGCTGGACGCCATTGCCGCGGCTTGGGGTCAGGTGCCTGCCGTGTTCTCGGGGTACTGGGAGTCAATCAAGCTTGGGGCGCAGGCGTTCTTTTCCTACCTCAGCGGCCTGTTCACTTGGTCGCCCTTGGACGCACTGAGCGAAACATGGGCATCTGTGGTTCAGTTTTTCAGTGAAAAAGCGGAACAGCTCCGGGCCATTCTGGCGCCGATCCAGGAGATGCTGGGCGGCAGCGTTGGTGGCTTTATCGCCAAAATTACCGGGAAGGTCGAAGACTTCACCGAGGTGCAAAAGAAAACCAATGCCGATGGCAAGGGTGAGTTTGCGCCGGCGGCGGCGTTCATTAATGCCGCTACCGAGCAACCCTCAAACGCGTTGGCGACTCCCGGCAGTTTGCCGCTCAAGTCGTCGATGCAGCCCGGTTCTCTGACCCAAAACTCCAACACCCTGATCCAGCAAAGCGCCGCCAACAACCGCACGCAACTCGAAGGCGGCCTGACCGTGCGCTTCGAAAACGCGCCGGCCGGCCTGCGCACCGATCAACCGCAAACCAATCAACCGGGGCTGTCGCTCAATTCGCGCATCGGCTATCGCTCGCTGTCTATGGGAGGTTCCAATGAACTGGCGTGA
- a CDS encoding phage late control D family protein — translation MALGFTPAVEIYGANAALINQRLISWEHIDAAGIESDQLTLLLDLEGLEGLPSLGGKVGLRVGYLESGLVDKGQFLVTRRTPTLFPFRVSLVATAAPFSAADESGFQQRRSASHGPTTLGALFRELTARHGFSPRVDPALALKKVEHIDQSNETDMGFITRLATKYGAIAKPVNELYVLARPGQVKSLSGKVLPDVKLSVTHNNRPGDHGFITATLDDSARGKSQGCKISWWDAAAGLLQVVETGLAPFKTVRQSCQSAEEAQAVGEGEVRKMGREKLKVKISCPGNPDFSAEGLVVLDDTWPDFMRGRWSIDKVTANGDRTNSYRCMIEATCLDPGADTVA, via the coding sequence ATGGCACTGGGGTTCACGCCTGCGGTAGAAATTTACGGGGCCAATGCGGCCCTGATCAATCAGCGTCTGATCAGTTGGGAGCACATCGATGCCGCCGGTATCGAGTCCGATCAACTGACCCTGCTACTCGACCTGGAAGGCCTTGAAGGGCTGCCGAGCCTGGGCGGGAAAGTCGGCTTGCGCGTGGGTTATCTGGAGTCCGGGCTGGTGGATAAAGGCCAGTTTCTGGTGACTCGACGCACGCCGACGCTGTTCCCGTTTCGTGTGTCACTGGTGGCTACCGCCGCACCGTTCAGTGCAGCGGACGAGAGCGGATTTCAGCAGCGTCGTTCGGCCAGTCATGGCCCGACTACCCTCGGTGCATTGTTTCGCGAGCTGACGGCCAGGCACGGCTTTTCGCCGAGGGTGGACCCGGCATTGGCGCTGAAAAAGGTCGAACACATCGACCAGTCGAATGAAACCGACATGGGCTTCATCACACGTTTGGCGACCAAGTACGGCGCCATCGCCAAACCGGTCAATGAGCTGTATGTGCTGGCTCGGCCAGGCCAGGTCAAATCGTTGTCGGGCAAAGTTTTGCCGGACGTGAAACTGTCGGTCACCCACAACAATCGCCCCGGCGATCATGGGTTCATCACCGCCACCCTCGATGACTCCGCCCGGGGCAAAAGCCAGGGCTGCAAGATCAGTTGGTGGGATGCCGCAGCCGGTTTGCTGCAGGTGGTTGAAACCGGGCTCGCGCCGTTCAAGACCGTGCGCCAGAGCTGCCAAAGCGCGGAAGAAGCGCAGGCGGTCGGCGAAGGTGAAGTGCGCAAAATGGGCCGTGAAAAGCTCAAGGTGAAAATCAGCTGTCCGGGCAATCCTGACTTCTCGGCTGAAGGGCTGGTAGTGCTGGACGACACGTGGCCGGACTTTATGCGTGGTCGCTGGTCGATCGACAAAGTCACCGCCAACGGTGATCGCACCAACAGCTATCGCTGCATGATCGAGGCGACTTGCCTCGATCCAGGCGCTGACACCGTCGCCTGA